In one Tachysurus vachellii isolate PV-2020 chromosome 24, HZAU_Pvac_v1, whole genome shotgun sequence genomic region, the following are encoded:
- the LOC132839425 gene encoding antigen peptide transporter 2-like, protein MSKRLVAALAVFTDLVVVYVLDLVFTHLRGKVSSLDGGGDLVRQWTEAVLRCALLCSLFYWKDVRERLMKRWVMAHCFITPVYETGRLTLFGNWPMEKFAMWMVGSVAAALGCLFWETLLPESNEESRGKENKQKARVLFMRVIHLYKPDYLFLFGASIFLALAVLCEMFIPLYTGKLIDILQTKYSWDEFLSAIILMTFFSFGSSFSAGCRGGLFMCAIGRFICRVKHQLFSCLLKQEIGFFETTKTGDITSRLSTDTNLMARALALNVNVLLRTLIKTLGMLYLMCSLSWKLTVLTLMETPLTGLLQNIYDTHYQRLSKEMQDSIARANDAAGEAVSGIRTVKSFNAGQSEKSRYDERLKDTHNIKTRRHTVRIVYLLVRRLTELGAKVAMLYYGRLFVIYGQMTMGNLVSFILYQSSLAQNIRTLIYIFGDMLNSVSASGKVFEYLDRRPEVSTDGTLKPEELKGHITFQNITFAYPTRPDRSVLEDFSLELEPGKMTALVGISGGGKSTTVSLLQRFYQPQDGQILLDGQPLQNYQHKYLHNKLVAVGQEPVLFSGTIRDNITYGLPDCSLEKIEEAARKANAHEFICQFQKGYDTDVGERGNLLGSSQKQRIAIARALIRQPQVILLDEITSFLDPKSEQMVQQALANCPNQTLLVIAHRLKTIEKADQIIVIDQGMIVEQGSHQELMEKKGHYYKLKEKLFTENNSNNNNTS, encoded by the exons ATGTCGAAACGTCTGGTGGCTGCTCTTGCTGTATTCACGGATTTGGTCGTCGTctatgtgctggacctggtgtTCACACACCTGAGAGGTAAAGTGAGCAGTTTGGACGGTGGAGGTGACCTGGTGAGACAGTGGACTGAGGCGGTGCTGCGATGCGCGTTGCTCTGCTCACTGTTCTACTGGAAGGATGTGAGAGAGCGGCTGATGAAGCGATGGGTTATGGCCCACTGTTTTATCACTCCTGTGTATGAAACAGGTCGTTTGACTCTGTTTGGTAACTGGCCGATGGAAAAGTTTGCTATGTGGATGGTCGGCAGTGTGGCTGCTGCTTTGGGATGCCTGTTTTGGGAGACGCTCTTACCAGAGTCTAATGAGGAAAGCAGAGGCAAAGAGAACAAGCAGAAAGCTCGAGTGCTCTTCATGAGAGTGATCCACTTGTACAAACCTGACTACCTGTTTTTATTCGGGGCATCTATATTTCTAGCCTTAGCTGTCCTTT GTGAGATGTTTATTCCACTCTACACAGGAAAGTTGATCGATATCCTGCAGACTAAGTACAGCTGGGATGAATTTCTCTCTGCAATAATATTAATGACATTCTTCTCTTTTGGAAG TTCTTTCAGCGCAGGTTGTCGAGGAGGCCTGTTCATGTGTGCTATTGGCAGATTTATATGTAGGGTGAAGCATCAACTCTTCAGCTGCTTACTTAAGCAGGAAATTGGATTCTTTGAGACTACAAAGACAG GTGACATCACGAGCAGACTGTCCACAGACACTAATCTCATGGCCCGAGCTTTAGCCCTTAATGTGAACGTCCTTCTGCGAACCTTGATTAAAACTCTGGGGATGTTGTACCTGATGTGTAGTCTCTCATGGAAGCTCACTGTACTGACTCTGATGGAGACGCCTTTAACTGGACTACTACAGAACATCTATGACACACATTATCAG AGACTCTCAAAGGAGATGCAGGACTCCATAGCCAGAGCAAACGATGCTGCAGGAGAGGCTGTGTCAGGCATCAGGACCGTAAAGAGCTTTAACGCAGGGCAGAGTGAGAAGAGTCGCTATGATGAGCGGCTGAAGGACACGCATAATATAAAGACTCGGAGACACACAGTAAGAATTGTGTACCTGCTTGTGAGGAGG CTCACAGAACTGGGAGCAAAGGTGGCTATGTTATACTATGGTCGGCTGTTTGTGATATATGGACAGATGACCATGGGAAATCTGGTCTCGTTCATCCTCTACCAGTCAAGTCTTGCCCAAAACATTAGG actttgatttatatatttggaGACATGCTGAACTCTGTGAGTGCCTCTGGGAAGGTCTTTGAGTACCTGGATCGTAGACCTGAAGTTAGCACAGATGGGACCCTGAAGCCAGAGGAACTGAAGGGACACATCACCTTCCAGAACATCACCTTCGCATATCCAACACGTCCTGACCGCAGTGTGCTTGAG GACTTCAGTTTGGAGCTAGAACCCGGTAAAATGACTGCCCTGGTGGGGATTTCTGGTGGTGGAAAAAGCACCACTGTCAGTCTGTTGCAGAGGTTTTATCAGCCACAGGATGGACAGATCCTACTAGACGGACAGCCTCTGCAGAACTACCAGCACAAATACCTGCACAATAAG CTTGTTGCTGTGGGTCAGGAGCCCGTTCTTTTCTCCGGCACCATACGGGACAATATAACTTACGGATTACCAGACTGTTCACTTGAGAAAATCGAGGAAGCAGCACGCAAAGCCAATGCACATGAATTCATCTGCCAGTTTCAGAAAGGTTATGACACAG ATGTTGGAGAACGAGGAAATCTTCTTGGTAGCAGTCAGAAGCAGCGCATTGCGATTGCTAGAGCACTAATCAGACAGCCACAGGTTATATTACTGGATGAGATCACAAGCTTTCTGGATCCTAAGAGTGAACAAAtg GTCCAACAAGC
- the psmb9a gene encoding proteasome subunit beta type-9, with translation MLEESPLSEEVTTGTTIIAIAFPGGVVLGSDSRVSAGETVVNRVMNKLSKLHDKIYCALSGSAADAQTIAEIVNYQLDVHSIEIEDDPLVRSAATLVKNISYKYKEELSAHLIVAGWDRRGGGQVYVTLDGMLSQQPFAIGGSGSSYIYGFVDAEYRKGLTRKECQKFVVDALTLAMSRDGSSGGVAYLVTIDEKGTEEKCILGNELPKFFDE, from the exons ATGTTGGAGGAATCTCCATTGAGTGAAGAAGTCACAACCGGG actACAATCATAGCCATTGCGTTTCCAGGTGGAGTTGTTCTTGGCTCCGACTCACGTGTGTCTGCTGG ggaAACAGTGGTAAATCGAGTCATGAACAAACTCTCTAAACTACATGACAAGATCTACTGTGCGTTGTCCGGGTCAGCCGCTGATGCTCAGACCATTGCTGAGATAGTCAACTACCAACTGGATGTGCACAG TATTGAGATAGAAGACGACCCCCTGGTTCGCTCAGCTGCTACTTTAGTGAAGAACATTTCTTACAAGTATAAAGAGGAACTATCTGCACATCTGATTGTTGCAGGATGGGATAGGAGAGGTGGGGGTCAG gTGTATGTAACATTGGATGGCATGCTGTCTCAGCAGCCGTTTGCTATTGGTGGCTCTGGTAGTTCATACATCTACGGATTTGTTGATGCAGAATACCGGAAAGGCTTGACACGAAAAGAATGCCAGAAGTTTGTTGTAGATG CGCTGACACTTGCTATGAGCAGAGATGGTTCTAGTGGAGGCGTGGCTTACCTTGTTACCATTGATGAAAAGGGGACAGAGGAgaagtgcattctgggaaatgaACTACCTAAGTTTTTTGATGAGTAA